The genomic DNA CATTACTTGCATTCTGAGCTCAGCTGGATAATCCAGCACACACCCAATCCTAGGTGCTCCATTTCATGGATAACTTATGGCCAAGCTGGTAAGATTTAGACTCGCTCTTGGATTTCATCCTCTCAAGGATTGCCTTCTGCGGGACATCAATGGCTCTTGGGCTGAGCAGACCACCTGATAAGGTTCTTTGGTATGTTAGCTTGGCTTGTTCTGTAGGACCACCCTTGCCTTCACCACCTTTCATTGTGTTTGGAGAGAGAATCACTTGTGGAGGATTGGTATAACCATCAATATTTTGTGTACCATTAGGCACTGGATCATCGCAGCAATCATCTTTGCTGAATGGACGCGCCTGAATGGCCAAAACTAGCTCCTTATAATAAAGCCATCTATGAGGTAAATTTGATATTGTGATGACTATATTGGTGTACCTTGACTTCTTGGAGATCAACTCCACTCTCTTCAAGGAATTTCATGAAATTGGCAAGCTTCTCCATGCTTGGCTTGTAATGACCACTATAGGCCACGATGGACTTATCCAAAAATGATTAAAAaacatcagaaaaaaaaacatgagaaCAAGACTAATCAAAGTATGGAATAATACTATCTTTTGCTCTAGGCAGAAATAGAAGGGATGAACAAAGTCTATGGTTGTCAATTAACTTCCCATGGTGGTTGCATCAAGGTAAGTAACTAATTTGATGGGTATTAGGACTATAGTAGATACAAAAGTATACTTTCCGCTATGCTAACTCCTAAAGTAACACACATATTTTACAAATGAAAGTCCAATCTTTGGGTGTGCATTTAATATTTATCCTAGAAAAGGATCGTGTCTCTAAATTGTAATTTTTTAGATAGGTTAAATACTGAATTAATGAACAATCAACGTCCGACAACATGCAGACTTAATGAACAACATAAACAAGAATATTAAGGATTGTTTTTACAAATACCAGCAAGGTATAAAACATCACGGTCAACTAGTGATGTCATAGTGGGGAATACAGCAATACCTTGATAACTCCATTTTCCACTGTAAATTTCCCAGCAGCTATGGTAGCACCTCCAGCTAAAAAACTAGAGTGCTGAAATACACCTTTCTCCTTCTGGATGAATAAATCAGGTTAAAGAGATAATAATGGCTTAAATCATAAGCTAAAAGAGCTTAtataacattttttttctggAGCATTGCAAGGTACCTTGCCAGCATAAAGTCTTCTTGCTGTGCTCATAACAAAAATCCATTTAGCTCCTTCAGGACCATGGCTTGTATGAAGTGGTTCTCTAGATTGTTTATGGATAACCTTTCCCTCGTTAATGACGTATTCATAGAGCTCACGCTCTTTCTGCGGAACATTAGGCATTGGTTAGAACTTGCATGTTACGGTATGTCATACCTAGTTGCAGTAGGTTTAGCAGAAACCAAATGAAGAGTTTGTGTAAGAAAGAATTCTTTTTACCAATTTGGTAGTGTATCGCGTTTAAAGTTACATGTATTTTGGCATAGTCATGACTAatgaggaaaaaagaaagaataaataTCATGAAAGAAATTAGGTCAGGGGATGGCATATCATATTCATGTTTCATATAAACAAACAATTGATACTTGAGGATATGTAAGTGCAGATTGTATATAAAGAAATTTAATACTAATAACAAGATTACCAAAAAAAATGCAACACATGTTTGAACATGAGAAAATATTTTTGGAAAACAGAACTTATCTTTACATTGAGGAAAGTGTTATTTAATCACTTTAGCTTCACAAAACTAAGTTGAAGTATGTCAAGCCCGGCCTTATACAAACTATTCTTGGAACATTTTAATACCGATACATAGCATAATTCTACATAAAGATAGCTTAAACATTTCTTACAGGACCGAGATACTTTATGCATTGCATCTTAAGCAGAGTTCTTGGACACTCGGGAAGATCCACATCTTTTCCATCCCCGACATCAAGCCTGCAAATGCAAGTGGGCTCGCTGAATTTGCCatgaaccgggacaaaagaacaTAACTTGCTCAATGGATGTTCTATATGCATATATCTATTGTCATATGTTATGCATGTTATGCACTTATGCCAATTATATTGCATCAACTCGTTCTAATATGAAAATATGCAAATACATTATGTTCTCACCAATAGAAGAAGGGATGGCCAGCTTGGCTTTCGCACCAAAAGCCGTAGTAGAAGTGCAGGTTGTGCCCAGATTGATGTCGTGAGTCGATCTACAAACAAACAAATGGATATACCTCTTTAATGCTACATCGAATGTTGCTAACAAAAGATTTTACTGACAAGTAGGAATAAATTTGCATAACGCCAATCCATGGACCTTTTACAATTTGTGTTCACACCTAAGCAAAAAATCAAATCAATTTGTATAGCAAAGTGGCCTCTTTCCACCCACAGGTAATTACAAATGCTAGAATAATATTAAATTAAACAGAAATAGTGGATTTGTACTTATTATACTCACAGCCTCGATCCAGTGCTCGAAAGCCAACTTGAGAGCCTTGCTATCTCTGGAGAGACATTGACCAACCTGTGTCAAGCACATAATTATGATAACTTATTAAGAGCAATGTCAGATAATGTCAGGGAAGTAAAACAAAATGATACTTCCCAACATCATGAACATTTATGAGGTAGAAATTGAAACCTTAGAAGCTTTGAGGCTAACACGATTCCAGTGTGATGTTGCAGTCTTAGGCCTGGGTTCGTCGAAGGAGATGGTGCTATGGTTGAGCCGTGCAAAGTTCAATGCTTGCCACCTTCATTCATCGATCCAGAATAGACACGATGACTAAACGGAATTAATATGACTACAACAATTGTGTTGCAAGCTTGAATCTTGTGCATTTTATAGAATACCTATAGGACATCTGAGCTTGCATATCTTGTGGCAGGAAGATGGTTTTGATGAAAGCGTCACCTCCCGGTGCAAGAGAAGCACGATGACAATGGATGGCTGGATGTCAAGCGTCTCAAACCGGTGCCTTCTTGGGAACCTCGTCAGGTGACTCTTCgtttctgcctcttctgtgTATCACATGGGACATATTGACATGCTCCTATACTGAGTTATTCAATGGTGTATAGTTACATGTTCAATGTAAACAAAAGAAACTTCACAAGACCAATTTTACCATTCACAAATAAATGAAAAGCATGCTGATAACAATGAAGCAATGCCCATATTGCACAAATAGGAAACACGAAAGATCATGAAAACTACCTCAAAAGCACTGGTGAAACTCCACTTCAGTTGGTTTGTCTTTAGGCGAGGAATGACATCAGAGAACAAGAATGCTGGGCCTGTACTTGGCAGCGAGCCTGCAGATCATATAGATATACATGAGACTAATTTCCACTAACCGCATGAATGTAGaagcaatattttttttgaagtaaAGTGTAGAAGCAATATTTATTTCTACCTACCTTGCAGCCCGTCCAGAAGCTCTTCTATAATTTAAGAAACCAAATAGTTGTGACCCACTTCAAGTCCACATAATAATGCTACAGATGGAGACCAAAAAACACAAAGCTTAAAATATAGTAATCATCTCAAGGATCAAGAAGCCCAGATGTTACCCCAGGGAGTGTGGGATCTTTTCACAAATTATGcgataaaaatgaaaaaaaatgtgcaGTACCAGTACCAATGAATTAGTAAACTATTTGCTGCTGTAAAATAGCTAGGACTAGAGACAAGATAATTTTATCGTGTGCAGAATTTCATACTTAAAAGCAGGATAACATTTATCTAAAGAATTTCAACAAACAAAGGAGACCACAGAACATGTCTAATAAACTAGAGTATGAGAAAAGCATATTCACTCCAACAAATTTGCACACCACATTAAAGATGCCACGACACAGCTGAATTTAACTCCTTTGATACAATGCTCATCTGGTGATTTCCTCAAGAAAATGATACTTTTCAGGCAGGGACTTCACGTGGTGCCGATATTCTTCCCTTGAGAAAACTGATAATAGCAAGGAAGTTGTGGATGCCTCAAGTAAGAAGTTCTTCTCATTAATTTTGGAGAGGCAAGCCCCAGCCCTCATTATCTCACCTCTATGCAACAGCCTCCTTACTATAGCATTTAGCATACCTGAGTTTGGAGTGCATCCACTTTTTTCCATCGCCAAAAACAGATTGTCAAACTCATCTAGCAACCCTTCTTTAATGAGATGTTCTGTCACTAAGCAATAGGTCACAGCATCTGGAACTAAACCATGGGCAGAGATGGCAGCAAACGAATCCATGGCATCTTCCTTTCTGCCACTTTTGAGCAAAGCATCAATCATAATGTTGAAAGTAATAGTGTCAAGTTGAAAATTCGTAGAACATAGACTCTGAAACATTTTGAATGCGTCATCAACAGAATTATTTTTGCAAAGACCATTCAGAATTATGTTGTACGTGTAAATGTTCAACTGCGCTCCACTTTTGATCATATTGAGATAGAGTTCTTTTGCTTCAGAAAACCTCCCAGACTCAAATAAACCATGCAGTATCGTGTTATAAGTGATGATATCTGGTGTAACCGCATTGCTCAACATTTCTTTGAAAAGTCTAACTGCATCGTCTATCCTGCCAGCTTTACAGTAGCCGTGAAGCAAAGTATTATAGGCAACAACATCAGGTTTCAAACCAGCCGAGACCATAACATCAAGTAGCTTCATAGCTTCCTCCATCCTACCAACTAAGCAGTAGCCATCTATTAATGTATTATATGAGATAACATCAGGTCTCACACCCAGGCGTACCATCAAATCAATGAGACTCTGAGTTTCCATGACCCGTCCTTCTCTGCATAGGTTACACATTATTGTGTTGAAGAACCAGGCATTGGGATGGATACCTTGATTCAGCATTTCAGAAAATAATTCCTCAACCTTTCGCCATTTGTCAACGGTGCACAGTCCATAAACTAGGGAGGTAAAAACAATGATATTAGGAGTCACCCCTTCATTGATCATCTGATTGAATTTAAGCATGGCCTCATCCACTCTTCCCAACTTGCAAAGTGCATCTATTAGTGCTCCATAATTGACTACATTAGGACTCAACCCGTGCTGCCTCATCTGGTCAAATATATGCATTGCCTCATCTATCATACCACCTTTAGAATATGCACAGAACACTATGTTGGAGACGCGATGGTTAGGTGAAATACCATTTGCCACCATCAGATCTAAGAGATCATGCATATCAGCAAGATCTCCTTTCGAAGCATACCCATTAAGCAGAATGCTATAGGTAGTTACATCAGGTTGTATGCCCTTTTCAATTATAGAATCAAAAATCTTTCTAGCTTCTGTGCTGTTTCTATTCTTGCAAAGATAGTCCAGCAGCAAATTATAAGTAACAACATTTGGTCGCTGACCCTGTGTGGACATTTCTTTAAGTATTCGAACCACCTCTTTCCGTTGTCCTGAAGTGCAATATCCATTGATCAGACAAGTATATGTGTTAATGTTTGGCTTAACACCTTTATGAATCATCTCCTGAAGGACACCCTCGGCCCTGCTAACTGCTCCAGCTTTGCATAGACCATCAACGACTGCGGTGTAGGTCACAACATCAGGCAAAATCCCCCGATCGGGCATTTCATGAAATAGGCTGTAAGCTGTGTCCACCTGACCCTCTCTAAAGAAGCCATTGATGACAGTGTTGTACGCCACCACGTTTGGTGGGCAGCTACCATCTCGATCATCAGTCATCATGCGGAGCAGCTCCAGCGCCTCCTGAGCTCTCTTTTCATTGCAGAAGCCCTTAAGAATCGTGTTGTATGAGAATAAATCGGGCGTGCAGCCAAACTCGGGCATTCGTTGGAGCAATACGTCCATGGCCTCCCCCACCCTCTTTGCTTCACAGAGACCATTTAGAAGCTGATTGATGACTATGGCTTCCACCCTCCAGCCTGTCTTAAGGATGAGGCCAAAGGTGGCGAAACCAAGCTCCAGGCGGCCGATGCGGCAGAAGCAACCGATGAGGATGCTGTAGGTGCGAAGGTCCGGGGGCACCTTGTTGGAGGAGGCACGGGCCATCCGGTTGAAGCGGGACACGGCGAGCGCGGAGGTTGAAGGGCCACGGGCGCGAGAGACGGCGTTAAGGAGGTTGTTGATGGCGCAAACCGAGGCGGGCCTGGCGATCGGGAGCAATTCGTCGAACAGCTTGAGGGCATCATCGACGCCAAGGCTTcccgagcgggcgcggccggcgatgaaGCGCTCCAGCTCCAAGCACCGGTCGCGGGCAGGCGTCACGCGGCGGGACATGTCCACGGGACACGACTAGTGGCTTGGGGGTGGGGTGgaagaggggaggaggcggcgctgcaTGCGGCCAGCGGGTCGGTGAGGTGGTGCGATCTGCTGGGGCAGAGCAGCGCGTGCTGCGTTCCAGAGTGGGTGAGGCTTGGAATAggaatggtggtggcggcggcggatggcgctGCCTGGTGGCCGTGTGATGAAGGACTGAGGCTTAGGAATGGGCGGATGGCCGGTAGCACGTACCACGGATCTGCGTCTTGATGGTTTACAAAGGGGTCGTTTggttacttatttttagcacgtgtgacatcaaatgtttagtactaattaggagtattaaatgtagactatttacaaaacccattatataagtggaggctaaacagcaagacgaatctattaagcctaattaatccatcattagcaaatgtttactgtagcaacacattgtcaaatcatggactaattaagcttaatagatccgtctcaccgtttaacctccacttatgtaatgggttttgtaaatagcctaattagtatctaaatattcgatgtgacaggtgctaaaaagaAGTAGGAGAAACCAAACCCAGAGAAATCAAACCAGGCCAAAGTATGACACAGGGCAGGACCGGAGATTGCCTAGCTAGGAGGTTAGTACATGATTGCTTGCTGATTGAACTTGCACCGTCTTCAGGTTGAAGAAATCAAAGGCCTCTTCGCTCCTCCATGCAGCACTGAGAATGTACGGAGAAAACGTTCATTTCAGATTAAAACTATTGCCAAACAAATCCATCTGGAGCGTCGAAGACACCTGAGTAGCATAGTCCATGAAGATAATTTATCATTTTGATACTACATCTAACTGGTTTGCTATTTTTAGTTTCAAGACTCAAAAGACAAGTGAAGTATGTGAACAAATTTCATTTAACAGGTGTTATTGAAAAGGGTGTTGCTCTCTGCACCTAAAGCTAACACAAGAAATTATAGTTAACTAAACCTTTGTTAAAAAAGCATCAACACTTATAACAAAAATGTCTTGATACTGCTTTTATTTGGTACCGtatatgttaatatatttttcctaAAACGTCAAAATTAGAACAATTTGATTTAAGACAGAGCTAAAATGAACTATAGTGTGAAATATAGCATTACCGCAGACAGTTGAGAGCATTCTACCTAGATTGGGCATTCTACCTTTTGTAATGGTTCATAGTACTTCATACGCTCAAAATAGTAAAAGCAACACCGAAGCAAATTGGGAACCTTTCTGATGAAAGTTAAGCGCAAGGCTGAATCAACTGAAACGGAAGCTCTACCCTAGTTGGATTCAAATCGTGCAACTTGCCAACTAGGTTAGAACATCCACAGCGTTCACAAGGATGCTAGGCGTATGATTGCCAGTGACACATCACCTGCTTTGCAATGTGATTCAAATTTAAATCTGGATAATTTACATTTGCCCACATCCTAAACGGAACCTCAACAGATTTGTCTTCTTGAGCACACACCAAGGCAGATCTGGGCACAGGAGCCGCAGGCCCTCACGCTGTCACGCAGCTAATGTTACTGGGacccattcttcttcttcctcaggaAGCTCGCTAATGTGATTCTGGAGGGAACACCCGTGCCCTGCCTCTTCTTGATGCTTGTTGTCCTCCACAGCTTCCCATCTCTTACACAGCTCGTGGTTGTTGATGTCACGTTATAGAACTGCACACAGACAAGCCGTGATCAAGACTACAACCGTTTAAGCAAGAAACTAAATTCTTCAAGAGGAAACAGTAGTGTTTTATTTGACGCGGGTATTCACCTCACAAACACCGTGCAGAAGCAGCCTCTGAAATGGGTCCTGGACATTGAGCACAAGCACATCTTTATCACTAGCATCTTCAATGAAGGTCCGAACTCGTTCCTGCAATCATGAAAAGCAGAAACTGCAATGTAAGCAGCTGATAAGCTGAGCTAATTCTGCTGAAAGAAAATCATAATTCTAAGTGAAAATAACTTTGCTCTGGGTTCTAATGAACTGACTAGAATTTTAGTTATCTAGGATGGTGCCACTATGGTTACCGTTCCTTtaggatatacgtgataggttaggggtagcaccaatttaAGAAAAccttatccaacaccggctcCTACAAAAAGACaacatgtccagcagataagtgttgcggaaatgcgtatgttgcgttggatttgtgaTCATACAAGAAGGGATCGAGTCCAgaatgaggatatacgtgataggttaggggtagcaccaatagaagaaaagcttatccaacactggctgagatggtttggacatgtccaacgaaggcctccggaggcaccggtgcgtagtggaaccctaagacgtgacagtaatgtgaagagaggcagaggaacaccaaaattgacatggaagaggcaataaaaggagatttgaagggatggaatatacccaaagatttagccctggataggagtaCTTGGGAAAACAACTATTCATGTGCCcaaaccctgatttgtggctcttgttgggtttcaactctaccttaccccaacttgcttgggactgaaaggctatgttgttgttattgttgtagGATGGTGCCAACCTTTGAAGCCTGTAAACATATCGAGGTGTCCAACTAAGTTACTGGGATCTAGACAAAAAACACTACAACATCTCTCTCCTACAGTTTTTTCTAACAAATCCTAAAAGCACCATAGAAATTGTCACGAAAGTAACAAGTTTGCTTTTACAAGCAAGGTGCTAAACTGATACTTGTTGATAGTTGAAACGAACAAAATCAATAAATATTAACGAGCTATTAAATAAAATTGTTCATATACTTCACTTATCTATTGAGTCTTCAAACCAAACATAGCAAACCAGTTAGATGTGGTATGAAATTGATAAATTATCTACATggaatatatatacatacatacaacTACATAATCAACAACTCACAGATGCCTTCTTTACAAGAGAAACCAATTAGTCTCTGAATTGATTATAATCATTTCAATAAACAGAAGTGGAAACATGATTACTTTTTTAGCGGGAAAAAAAGCTTGGTTCTGGTAGAAAAAATGGAGTTAAACTAAAGGAGAGAAGGGAAGACAGTACTTCATATATTTCAAGCAGATCAGGAAGAAAATTTCTCTTTATAGATTGTCTTGTTTGGCGATCTATACGACGCCAAGCATTCAGTGCAACCAATTCATCTTCATCCACATGAGTCCTCTGTTTCTCCGATGATCTTTTCATGTGTTGCATCAATCTTGCCTACAAATAAGAAAACATTACTACTCGTAAGTATAACTCACCCATAATGATGCATGTGACAAACTGACAATAGTGTGATACACaaatcttatttttctttgtaCACTTCACTAAATCATATTGTGAGCATGGATAGCATGTGGGTTGACAGGCAATAACGTGCTACATACCTCAGTATCCATGTCAATGCTCCTGAAGGCATCccattcaccaacacttgtccTGCAGAATGCTGACAAGGGCAGTTCCTCACCTACATAATCAATATAACTGAGAGATGAGCTTTTCCAGAATACACACAGGGAAAAAATCCAAGCCTGTGATGCCTATGATGAATGGAAGAGCAACTCCACAGCATTCGGAATGAAAAATGTGATTCACATATAATTTTTCAGTGCTATAGTAATTATGTTTCTGTCAACACGGTCTAAAGCTTTTCAAGCTGCCTTTGGAGCTTACCCCATGGTGGAGGAGCAAAGAGGCCTTTGATTTCTTCAACATGAAGACGTGGGACAAGTTCAATCAGCAGGCGATCATTCAACCATCTACGTGATCTCCTGTTACTGACCTGTGTAAGATTGTAATAAGTAAACTATCAACCTGCAGACCCCTAATACACAGCGTAACATGCTCCTTGCATCACAAACATAGAAGCAGCATGGCAggttaaaaggaaaaaaaaaagggtaacTTTGCTATTTTGCACGacttcatttttatttttcatcacAACAGATGCGCAGCAATTTGACTTAATTGTCCACGCAACAACAATCGAGACGAGCTTTCTCACCTTGGTGGCCATGTCCTCGAGGGCTTCGATCTTCCTCTCAATCAACTGCGAGCGCGACCTGACGCCGTCACCTTCGTCCGTTACACCAAAATTTCAGTAAAAGTTGCCACATTTGGCCAATTTGGGGCAAAATCGTCATCGCCATCTTTAAGAGTTTTTCTGGTAAAAAGGGGCTACCTTTAGCGGAATCGAAGAGggaagagtagaactcctcctccctccgcagCAGATCCGCGCTCGCCATGGCTGAACCCTCGCACAACCTCGGTCTTCCGCACTTGTTGATGCGGTCGCCGGCGGTGCCGAACGCGCGGGAGAAGAGGTCGTCGCGATGGTCGGGCGGGCAGGGCAACGGCGGGTGGAGGCAAGGTCGGATCGGGCGCGAGAGGACGGAGGATCGGTCGGGCTTGTTGAGTTGGGGTGGGATTGGGGATTGGAGTCTGGAGAGTGATTGTGTTCGTGATTCGTCTTCCGGCGGGGGCGGAGACAGAGGCGGGACTGGGTTGCGCGAGAAACGGTTACCCTCGTGCACCTATTCAATGAAAGTGGGGCCATCCATTTACAGGGCCCGCATGTAAGCCATACAatcctcttccttctttccGCAGCACGTCGGGCCGTTTTCTTGTGGACCTCTCAGGAGTAGATTGGCGGCCACGAAAGAGGAGAGATCAGAGATCTCATGTGGCAGGCTTCCTGCGTGCAAGGTCGCCTGTATGCTTCATTCTGTTGCGGTGTTCATATATAAAATGTTGGCCTTATGTTTTATATTTGTAGGTATAAAAGGCTACGCCACCGTCGTTCTCATCTTGGGTTTGTGCCGTACCGTACGTGCAATTCCAACTCCCAACCTCCAACCAAGAAAGGCGATGGCGCCGCCCGGACCCATGACGGGCACACGCAAGCGAACGATGAGATGAGATAGGTTTATCCGTGCCAGTGCCATGCTGCTCCAAAGAAAAAGCGTCGGAAATATCTATGCGCCCCCCGTCTAGAAACACTCGAATCCACGCCTCGTTTAtgcacaaacaaaaaaaacatgtccAAATCCGACGCGTCGGTTTGAAAACCACGCCCAGTCACGCGTCATCGGTCTCAGCTCTGAGCCCTCTCGCGCGAGAAATCCATTTCCCCTTTCGCTTGCGGCAGCCCCCTCCCTAccttcctcccttccctccctccccacgCAAGTCAAATCGAGTCCCGCACGAAAGCCACGAAATCCCCTGCCCCCAATGGAGGACGCCCAGCGCCGGCTCCGTGCGGTCGCCGCCCAcctccagccgccgcccaccgccgcgggCTGCGGCCTCGCCGCCAACCCCACCGCCGGCGAGTACGTCCACGGTGCGTCACTCTTCTTCCCCCGTGTTCCATTTCACCTCCTGTGGTCTGTTGGGACACGGGATCGACCGGTACTCCCATCCCGTGAGGTGAGGCGATGCCCCGACTTGGAACCTGCGGTCGATTGGAACTGGATGGTCCTTTGTTGCGGCGAGTTGCCAATCGCAGCTCCGAAGTGGTGTGGGAATGTGGCGCGGTGGTCCAGCCGTACGGTCGATTTTACGGGGGGCAAACCGGGTTTAGCTTCCGAATGTGGGGGCACTGGCGCCCATCACCAGttccttcgccttggcctctcgcaacgccactttcttctatGAATGACAACTAGTCCATCATTATATCTGTCTGACCTTCGTACCCATAGTAACCAGATTTAAGATGTGGATGTGtacatgttgctgctgctatatC from Setaria italica strain Yugu1 chromosome VII, Setaria_italica_v2.0, whole genome shotgun sequence includes the following:
- the LOC101778208 gene encoding protein Rf1, mitochondrial, translated to MSRRVTPARDRCLELERFIAGRARSGSLGVDDALKLFDELLPIARPASVCAINNLLNAVSRARGPSTSALAVSRFNRMARASSNKVPPDLRTYSILIGCFCRIGRLELGFATFGLILKTGWRVEAIVINQLLNGLCEAKRVGEAMDVLLQRMPEFGCTPDLFSYNTILKGFCNEKRAQEALELLRMMTDDRDGSCPPNVVAYNTVINGFFREGQVDTAYSLFHEMPDRGILPDVVTYTAVVDGLCKAGAVSRAEGVLQEMIHKGVKPNINTYTCLINGYCTSGQRKEVVRILKEMSTQGQRPNVVTYNLLLDYLCKNRNSTEARKIFDSIIEKGIQPDVTTYSILLNGYASKGDLADMHDLLDLMVANGISPNHRVSNIVFCAYSKGGMIDEAMHIFDQMRQHGLSPNVVNYGALIDALCKLGRVDEAMLKFNQMINEGVTPNIIVFTSLVYGLCTVDKWRKVEELFSEMLNQGIHPNAWFFNTIMCNLCREGRVMETQSLIDLMVRLGVRPDVISYNTLIDGYCLVGRMEEAMKLLDVMVSAGLKPDVVAYNTLLHGYCKAGRIDDAVRLFKEMLSNAVTPDIITYNTILHGLFESGRFSEAKELYLNMIKSGAQLNIYTYNIILNGLCKNNSVDDAFKMFQSLCSTNFQLDTITFNIMIDALLKSGRKEDAMDSFAAISAHGLVPDAVTYCLVTEHLIKEGLLDEFDNLFLAMEKSGCTPNSGMLNAIVRRLLHRGEIMRAGACLSKINEKNFLLEASTTSLLLSVFSREEYRHHVKSLPEKYHFLEEITR
- the LOC101771296 gene encoding R3H domain-containing protein 4; amino-acid sequence: MASADLLRREEEFYSSLFDSAKGDGVRSRSQLIERKIEALEDMATKVSNRRSRRWLNDRLLIELVPRLHVEEIKGLFAPPPWGEELPLSAFCRTSVGEWDAFRSIDMDTEARLMQHMKRSSEKQRTHVDEDELVALNAWRRIDRQTRQSIKRNFLPDLLEIYEERVRTFIEDASDKDVLVLNVQDPFQRLLLHGVCEFYNVTSTTTSCVRDGKLWRTTSIKKRQGTGVPSRITLASFLRKKKNGSQ